The Deinococcus detaillensis genome contains a region encoding:
- a CDS encoding M16 family metallopeptidase yields the protein MSDPTTQAGLKPTKHVLSSGLTVLLERDPDAQTLAMGYFVGTGARDERPAELGASHFLEHLMFKGSESVSALDLNTRLDALGGQANAFTSEEATVYHAASLPEQAGELLSALSVLLTPALRPEEVGTERGVILEEIEMYADQPDSRLMDILNAEYWGEHPLGHLVLGTAQTVSALTPEVLRRNFAERYAAPNITLAVCGQFDEQAVLDAAEQVCAEWPRHSFERQITPHVPQSGLSVTPDAELSRAQVALAAPGLSNADPLREAAHVLTEIIGGENGRLYWALVDTGLCDSADLSHAEYDGAGMFVGGFSCDPPRTQEVLDAYRAVLGEVQNGGITDLEVRRAARKIAVGALLRSGTPQGRLFSLGMDYLARGELISASESVRRYADVTPGQVRAVLERRPFDVLRVAVLGPVGELV from the coding sequence ATGTCTGATCCCACGACTCAAGCGGGCCTCAAGCCCACCAAGCATGTGTTGAGCAGCGGCCTGACCGTGTTGCTGGAACGCGATCCCGACGCCCAAACGTTAGCGATGGGCTACTTCGTGGGCACTGGAGCCAGAGACGAGCGGCCCGCCGAGCTGGGCGCGTCGCACTTTTTGGAACACCTGATGTTCAAAGGCTCCGAATCCGTCAGCGCCCTCGATCTCAACACCCGCTTGGACGCGCTGGGCGGGCAGGCCAACGCCTTTACCAGCGAGGAAGCTACCGTGTATCACGCGGCCAGCTTGCCCGAACAAGCCGGCGAGCTGCTCAGCGCCCTCAGTGTGCTGCTGACGCCGGCCCTGCGCCCTGAGGAAGTCGGCACCGAGCGCGGAGTGATTTTGGAAGAAATCGAGATGTACGCCGATCAGCCCGACTCGCGCCTCATGGACATCCTGAACGCCGAATACTGGGGTGAGCATCCGCTGGGCCACTTGGTGCTGGGCACGGCGCAAACGGTCAGCGCTTTGACGCCCGAGGTGCTGCGCCGCAACTTTGCCGAGCGCTACGCTGCGCCGAATATCACGCTGGCGGTCTGCGGCCAATTTGACGAGCAGGCTGTGCTGGACGCCGCCGAGCAAGTCTGTGCCGAGTGGCCCCGCCATTCGTTCGAGCGGCAAATCACGCCCCACGTTCCTCAAAGCGGCCTGAGCGTGACGCCTGACGCCGAGCTCAGCCGCGCTCAGGTGGCGCTGGCCGCACCGGGCCTCAGCAACGCCGACCCGCTGCGCGAAGCGGCCCACGTGCTGACCGAGATCATCGGCGGCGAAAACGGGCGGCTCTACTGGGCCTTGGTGGACACCGGCCTGTGTGACAGCGCCGACCTTTCACACGCCGAGTACGACGGCGCGGGCATGTTTGTGGGCGGCTTTTCCTGCGACCCGCCGCGCACCCAAGAAGTTCTGGACGCTTACCGCGCCGTGCTGGGTGAAGTGCAAAATGGCGGCATCACCGACCTCGAAGTGCGCCGGGCTGCCCGCAAAATCGCGGTGGGGGCGCTGCTGAGAAGTGGCACGCCGCAGGGCCGTTTGTTTAGCCTCGGCATGGATTATCTGGCACGCGGCGAACTCATCAGCGCCTCGGAGAGCGTGCGCCGTTACGCCGACGTGACGCCAGGGCAAGTCCGCGCCGTGCTAGAGCGCAGGCCGTTTGATGTATTGCGGGTGGCGGTGCTGGGGCCGGTTGGGGAATTGGTCTAG
- a CDS encoding S8 family peptidase, whose product MKQLPRAFALLGCGLVLLSACTPPSPPVDSVYTLSGKVFAPGAGGVTPLSVQGMNWSAPHVGGQVLLTAQNLSAQSLSPAALSALSGVRTQSLPSAGLTVAYTPAGQTDAEFAATLAASGLAAQPNYRYQALSAPNDPGYPINAGISVGGALYDQDYLTRINAQGGWDKLEALGKTPVGALTAVLDTGVDTAHEDLAGRLLPGRDFCSSLVTDAQGNTNCSGEDSDPSDLTQGSEAGHGTSSAGLIGAATNNGKGIAALTWSGKTILPVKVFGASGANSGATTASLTAGVKYAVAQGAKVINMSLGLVGASTDPALSKAVADAAAADVLLIAAAGNTPNQGLYYPASDPNVMAIGALAKTDALACYSARPAAGQKGLDLVAPGGNAGSGTPNCYQSSEYDILTLATTAQGRYTLRAGTSEAAPQVSGAAALLRALRPDLKVKQIRGILTATAETVTGGRLLNVGAAVQAASAYGGGIVPVPFVPYSLRVDAFLGDALAGTATTTGKDAPPIQSVTYRIKNLVAGTYTLKATLTVDNVISSGEATVTISGGDAVRNIQTR is encoded by the coding sequence ATGAAACAGCTTCCCCGCGCTTTTGCCCTGCTGGGCTGTGGCTTGGTTCTCCTGAGTGCTTGCACGCCGCCCTCGCCGCCCGTCGACAGCGTGTATACCCTCAGCGGCAAGGTGTTTGCGCCGGGAGCTGGTGGCGTCACGCCGCTCAGCGTTCAAGGGATGAACTGGAGTGCGCCGCACGTCGGCGGCCAAGTGCTGCTGACTGCCCAAAATCTCAGCGCCCAAAGCCTGAGTCCAGCCGCGCTTTCGGCGTTGTCGGGTGTGCGTACCCAGAGCTTGCCGAGCGCAGGCTTGACAGTTGCCTACACGCCCGCCGGACAAACGGACGCTGAATTTGCTGCCACGCTGGCGGCCAGCGGCCTCGCGGCGCAGCCCAATTACCGCTACCAAGCGCTGAGCGCACCCAACGACCCCGGCTATCCGATCAACGCGGGTATCAGCGTTGGTGGCGCACTGTATGACCAGGATTACCTGACCCGCATCAACGCCCAGGGCGGCTGGGACAAGCTCGAAGCCCTCGGCAAAACGCCCGTCGGCGCACTCACAGCGGTGCTGGATACCGGTGTAGACACCGCTCACGAAGACTTGGCGGGCCGCTTGCTGCCGGGCCGCGACTTTTGCTCGTCACTTGTGACCGACGCGCAGGGCAACACCAATTGCAGCGGCGAAGACAGCGACCCCAGCGACCTTACGCAGGGCAGCGAAGCCGGGCACGGCACTTCCAGCGCGGGCCTGATTGGAGCGGCCACCAACAACGGCAAAGGCATCGCGGCCCTGACCTGGAGCGGCAAAACCATCTTGCCAGTCAAGGTCTTTGGAGCCAGCGGCGCGAACTCAGGTGCAACGACAGCCAGCCTGACCGCCGGGGTTAAGTACGCTGTCGCGCAGGGAGCCAAAGTCATCAACATGAGCCTCGGTCTGGTGGGAGCCAGCACTGATCCGGCCCTTTCCAAAGCGGTTGCTGACGCTGCTGCTGCCGACGTGCTGCTCATTGCCGCCGCGGGCAATACGCCCAATCAGGGTCTGTACTACCCCGCCAGCGACCCCAACGTGATGGCCATCGGAGCACTCGCCAAAACCGACGCTCTGGCGTGTTACAGCGCCCGGCCCGCCGCAGGTCAGAAGGGGCTCGACCTGGTGGCTCCCGGCGGCAACGCGGGCAGCGGCACGCCCAACTGCTACCAGAGCAGTGAGTACGACATCTTGACGCTGGCCACCACCGCTCAGGGCCGCTACACCCTGCGGGCGGGCACCAGCGAAGCGGCCCCGCAAGTCAGCGGCGCGGCGGCGCTGCTCCGCGCCCTGCGGCCCGATCTGAAGGTCAAACAGATCAGGGGCATCCTGACCGCGACCGCCGAAACGGTAACCGGTGGCCGACTGCTCAATGTAGGCGCTGCTGTTCAAGCGGCGTCTGCCTACGGCGGCGGAATCGTCCCAGTGCCCTTCGTGCCCTACAGCCTCCGGGTAGACGCCTTCCTCGGCGACGCGCTGGCAGGCACCGCGACCACGACCGGCAAGGACGCGCCGCCTATTCAGAGTGTGACTTACCGGATCAAAAATCTGGTGGCCGGGACTTACACGCTGAAGGCCACTTTGACCGTCGACAATGTCATCAGCAGCGGCGAGGCCACCGTGACGATCAGCGGCGGCGACGCCGTTCGCAACATTCAGACCC
- a CDS encoding 3'-5' exonuclease, with the protein MTPFPLRQPIIFLDTETGGRDPKRHPLLTIGLVTLGLDGQISRPLHLLVKHDHYEVEAGAMEVNGIDLEAHDAAAQPPEAVAAAVREYAAEVGRVMLGGHNFNFDLGFLRPLLPDLRKVFRSGYVDTKLSAQFLIHAGALPHQIGTPLSQLTEHFGIEYAAHNALEDAAATAKVYVELLKLAGGSG; encoded by the coding sequence ATGACCCCTTTTCCGCTGCGCCAGCCGATCATTTTTCTGGATACCGAAACCGGAGGCCGCGACCCCAAGCGCCACCCGCTGCTGACCATCGGCTTGGTGACACTTGGCCTGGACGGTCAGATCAGCCGCCCGCTGCACCTGCTGGTCAAGCACGATCACTACGAGGTGGAAGCGGGCGCGATGGAGGTCAACGGCATTGATCTGGAGGCCCACGACGCCGCCGCCCAGCCGCCCGAAGCGGTGGCCGCCGCCGTGCGTGAATACGCCGCCGAAGTGGGGCGGGTGATGCTTGGCGGCCACAATTTCAACTTCGATTTGGGCTTCTTGCGCCCGCTGCTGCCAGATTTACGCAAAGTCTTCAGAAGCGGCTACGTGGACACCAAACTCAGCGCCCAGTTTCTGATTCACGCCGGAGCGTTGCCGCATCAAATCGGCACACCGCTCAGCCAACTCACCGAGCATTTCGGCATCGAGTACGCCGCCCACAACGCCCTGGAAGACGCTGCGGCGACGGCCAAGGTGTATGTGGAACTGCTGAAGTTGGCGGGCGGCTCCGGCTAA
- a CDS encoding S41 family peptidase — protein sequence MKKRLVWRGLLLGMVLSGLGAAQSQPPALNSPPLNLTNALYLSKALTYIQTHALYSSRVDWPKTQAEAQRLAQTTTTTAQLYPFLREVIRELGDHHSAFQTPTDEGLLLNNLGKPDAGYLAVATLDGLHRVSSVFAGSRAAQAGLRAGDLIVSYQNNGSVSRHLTWRHSGERTTHTATWPLQPNTSPVPAVGRALPNHLGTLELYSNMPWASPTLQIKYAAQAQAQLKSADQTARCGWILDLRRDEGGNTGAMMLALGPLLGDGSVMTYWPQRQAALSQQVIYKEGQVKAVVAGRPRDLGLIFALPHPVTLKVKNPPVAVLQGSFTASAAEGLVVAFHGRPLTRFFGAATYGVPTGNAGIRLPDGASIRLTEGVSVDRQGHQYEGPIAPDVVTAEWSHFGEAGDPTLIAATQWLESQASCRAAR from the coding sequence ATGAAAAAGCGCTTGGTTTGGCGGGGGCTGTTGCTGGGAATGGTGCTGAGTGGTTTGGGAGCGGCCCAGAGCCAGCCGCCCGCCCTCAACTCTCCCCCACTCAATCTGACCAACGCTCTCTACCTGAGCAAAGCGCTGACCTACATTCAAACCCACGCGCTCTACAGCAGCCGGGTGGACTGGCCCAAGACTCAGGCCGAGGCGCAGCGATTGGCCCAGACCACCACGACCACCGCCCAGCTCTACCCCTTTTTGCGGGAAGTCATTCGTGAACTCGGCGACCACCACAGCGCTTTTCAGACTCCCACCGATGAAGGGTTGCTGCTCAACAATCTGGGCAAACCCGACGCCGGATATTTGGCGGTGGCGACGCTTGACGGGCTGCACCGGGTTTCTTCCGTGTTCGCGGGCAGTCGGGCAGCCCAAGCTGGGTTGCGGGCGGGCGATCTGATCGTCTCGTACCAGAACAACGGCAGCGTGTCACGCCACCTGACCTGGCGGCATAGCGGCGAGCGAACTACCCATACAGCCACTTGGCCCCTTCAACCCAACACCTCACCTGTGCCAGCGGTGGGGCGGGCGCTGCCGAACCATCTGGGAACGCTGGAGCTGTATTCCAACATGCCGTGGGCAAGTCCAACCTTGCAGATCAAGTACGCGGCGCAGGCCCAAGCGCAGCTCAAGAGCGCTGACCAGACGGCCCGGTGCGGCTGGATTCTTGATTTGCGGCGAGATGAGGGCGGCAACACCGGCGCGATGATGCTGGCGCTTGGCCCCTTACTGGGCGACGGCTCTGTCATGACGTACTGGCCTCAGCGGCAAGCGGCACTCAGCCAGCAAGTCATTTACAAAGAGGGCCAGGTCAAGGCAGTGGTGGCGGGCCGCCCGCGTGATCTGGGCTTGATCTTTGCGCTCCCCCACCCCGTCACCCTGAAAGTCAAGAACCCGCCGGTTGCCGTCTTGCAGGGCAGCTTCACCGCCAGCGCGGCGGAAGGGTTGGTGGTGGCCTTTCACGGACGCCCGCTGACCCGCTTTTTTGGCGCGGCCACTTATGGGGTGCCAACCGGCAATGCTGGAATCCGCCTCCCCGATGGCGCGAGCATTCGGCTCACCGAGGGCGTCAGCGTAGACCGGCAGGGCCATCAGTACGAGGGGCCAATCGCGCCCGACGTGGTCACGGCGGAATGGAGCCACTTCGGGGAAGCGGGCGACCCCACGCTGATCGCCGCAACCCAGTGGCTGGAAAGTCAGGCGAGTTGCCGGGCGGCCAGATAG
- a CDS encoding peroxiredoxin family protein produces the protein MRWPAPTEFVHLNAVPDPTEWTRPGLVQFFNLECPACVSRGIPFMRRLHAEFGNSVNLLAIHTSRGHRLYAREQVEPQLLRFARDYAKLPFPVALDLDGSVAEFWHTEGTPHWLAFAPGGELLRSVYGSQEGAQTRLAYLLGEWAPN, from the coding sequence GTGCGCTGGCCTGCTCCCACCGAATTTGTGCATCTGAACGCCGTACCCGACCCTACCGAGTGGACGCGGCCCGGACTGGTGCAGTTTTTTAACTTGGAATGCCCAGCCTGCGTGTCGCGGGGCATTCCGTTTATGCGGCGTCTGCACGCTGAGTTTGGGAATTCGGTGAACCTGCTGGCGATTCACACCAGCCGGGGCCACCGCTTGTATGCGCGTGAGCAGGTTGAGCCGCAGTTGCTTAGATTTGCCCGTGACTACGCCAAGTTGCCGTTTCCCGTCGCGCTGGATTTGGACGGCTCGGTGGCCGAGTTCTGGCACACCGAGGGCACGCCGCACTGGCTGGCCTTCGCGCCGGGCGGCGAACTGCTGCGGAGCGTATACGGAAGTCAGGAAGGAGCGCAGACGCGGCTGGCGTATTTGCTGGGGGAGTGGGCTCCGAATTAG
- a CDS encoding tRNA (cytidine(34)-2'-O)-methyltransferase, whose translation MTENPQLPVSLCHVVLYSPEKAGNVGNVARTCAVLGAELHLIRPYGFHLQDREFARAVMDYLEGVTLHQHDSWTAFQNTLSSAARVWAFSTHATDIYSDAQFVRGDYLLFGPESRGLPVWLRDALPKLKLPQPGGGRSLNLAVAAGAAAFEVQRQVG comes from the coding sequence ATGACTGAAAATCCTCAGCTCCCGGTATCACTTTGCCATGTGGTGCTGTATTCACCCGAAAAAGCCGGCAATGTCGGCAACGTGGCCCGCACCTGCGCGGTGCTGGGGGCCGAGCTGCACCTGATCAGGCCCTACGGCTTCCACCTCCAAGACCGCGAGTTTGCCCGCGCCGTGATGGATTACCTGGAAGGCGTGACGCTGCACCAGCACGATTCCTGGACGGCCTTTCAAAATACCCTGAGCAGCGCGGCAAGGGTCTGGGCTTTTTCCACCCACGCCACTGACATTTACAGCGACGCCCAGTTTGTGCGGGGCGATTACTTGTTGTTCGGGCCGGAATCGCGCGGCTTGCCGGTGTGGCTGCGCGACGCCCTCCCCAAACTCAAATTGCCGCAGCCTGGTGGGGGCCGCAGCCTGAATTTGGCAGTGGCAGCGGGCGCGGCGGCCTTTGAAGTGCAGCGGCAAGTCGGCTGA
- the cax gene encoding calcium/proton exchanger: MNLLLAFIPISLLLEYVFHAPPLWVFGASTVAIIPLADWLRKATEQVAARAGQTIGGLLNVTFGNLAELIIAIFVLLAGNTAVVKAQITGSIIGNGLLGLGLAILIGSFGRSRQKFSGENAGQLNSMLFLVVVALLLPALFDLTERLPAFEAGSAAARNNLDEYLSLGVAVVLILVYGLNLVYTLVTHKDVFALEEEEHQGTLWPTWKAAAVLLGATAIIALESEMLSGALDASSAALGLSPFFLGIIVLAVVGNFAEYIAGSYFARQGKIGLAINIAIGATIQVALFTAPLLVIISYLIGKPMNLVFSSPLELVAIVAVALIVTTVTKDGEATWFEGVMLIAVYLLLALAFYFVTPSEKAAQLNIPPAQVVVLQTS; this comes from the coding sequence ATGAATCTCTTGCTGGCCTTTATCCCGATCAGTCTGCTGCTGGAATACGTCTTTCACGCGCCGCCGCTGTGGGTGTTCGGCGCGTCCACGGTAGCGATTATTCCGCTGGCCGACTGGCTCAGGAAGGCGACCGAACAGGTCGCCGCCCGCGCGGGACAGACCATCGGCGGGCTGCTCAACGTCACCTTTGGCAACCTCGCCGAGTTGATTATTGCCATTTTCGTGCTGCTGGCGGGCAACACCGCTGTGGTGAAAGCGCAAATCACCGGCAGCATCATCGGCAACGGGCTGCTGGGGCTGGGGCTGGCCATCTTGATCGGCAGCTTTGGCCGCAGCCGCCAGAAATTCAGCGGCGAGAACGCTGGGCAGCTCAATTCGATGCTGTTTTTGGTGGTGGTGGCCTTGCTGCTACCCGCCCTGTTTGACCTGACCGAGCGCCTGCCTGCCTTTGAAGCCGGAAGCGCCGCCGCCCGCAACAACTTAGACGAATATCTGAGTTTGGGCGTGGCGGTGGTGCTGATCTTGGTCTACGGCCTGAACTTGGTTTATACGCTGGTGACGCACAAAGACGTGTTTGCGCTGGAAGAAGAGGAGCATCAAGGCACGCTCTGGCCGACTTGGAAAGCGGCGGCAGTGCTGCTGGGCGCAACGGCCATCATCGCGCTGGAATCCGAGATGCTCTCCGGTGCGCTGGACGCCAGCAGCGCCGCGCTGGGCCTCAGTCCGTTTTTTCTGGGCATTATTGTTTTGGCGGTGGTAGGCAACTTTGCCGAGTACATCGCGGGCAGTTACTTTGCGCGGCAAGGCAAAATTGGGCTGGCCATCAATATCGCCATAGGCGCGACCATTCAAGTGGCATTGTTTACCGCGCCGCTGCTGGTGATTATTTCGTATTTGATCGGCAAGCCGATGAACTTGGTGTTTTCCAGTCCGCTGGAACTGGTGGCGATTGTGGCAGTGGCGCTGATCGTCACGACTGTCACCAAAGACGGCGAGGCGACCTGGTTTGAAGGCGTGATGCTGATCGCGGTGTATTTGCTGCTGGCACTGGCGTTTTACTTCGTGACACCCAGCGAGAAAGCGGCACAGTTGAACATCCCACCAGCTCAGGTGGTCGTACTCCAAACAAGCTGA
- the ispF gene encoding 2-C-methyl-D-erythritol 2,4-cyclodiphosphate synthase, which yields MSAQPLPYRIGYGEDAHRLAAGRPLILGGVEITGAERGPVAHSDGDAALHTLSDALLSGLALGDIGQYFPDTDPKWAGLNSADILRRCLELVRERGYAPANAALVITLDTPKLGSKRTEIAQRIAKLLGLDSSEVGVSFKTSEGLAPDHIQARATILLVRL from the coding sequence ATGTCAGCACAACCGCTCCCCTACCGAATCGGCTACGGAGAAGACGCCCACCGCCTCGCTGCTGGAAGGCCTCTGATTCTCGGCGGCGTCGAAATTACTGGCGCTGAGCGCGGCCCAGTGGCCCACAGCGACGGCGACGCGGCCCTGCACACCCTCTCCGACGCCCTACTCTCCGGCCTCGCGCTGGGCGACATCGGCCAGTATTTTCCTGATACCGACCCAAAGTGGGCGGGCCTGAATTCGGCAGACATCTTGCGGCGCTGCCTTGAGTTGGTGCGCGAACGCGGCTACGCACCCGCCAACGCCGCCTTGGTCATTACCTTGGATACCCCCAAACTCGGCAGCAAACGCACTGAAATCGCTCAGCGAATCGCCAAGCTGCTGGGGCTCGATTCCAGCGAGGTGGGCGTGAGTTTCAAGACCTCCGAAGGCCTCGCGCCCGACCACATTCAGGCCCGCGCCACCATCCTTTTGGTTCGGCTATGA
- a CDS encoding DUF2239 family protein, producing MNETAVREQTYTAFLGQERLITAPLPEVLEQVKRHLDSSERALPILIFDDQTGAQVDFNFQGSAAQILAGAAPPAPDPQAAVQEVNLLPRHWEWLQAQPSGKSATLRRLVDAARKTEAGAARARASRDAASHFLTVMAGDQAGLEDVQRALYAADRERFETLIFAADWPEGVSAHALYLAGAAFGEETP from the coding sequence GTGAATGAAACTGCTGTCCGTGAGCAGACCTACACCGCCTTTCTCGGACAGGAGCGCCTGATCACCGCGCCGCTGCCAGAAGTCTTGGAGCAGGTCAAGCGGCACTTGGATTCTTCTGAACGGGCCTTGCCCATCTTGATTTTTGATGACCAGACCGGAGCGCAGGTGGATTTTAATTTTCAGGGCAGCGCCGCTCAGATATTGGCTGGAGCCGCCCCGCCCGCCCCCGATCCGCAGGCCGCCGTACAAGAAGTCAACCTGTTGCCGCGCCACTGGGAGTGGCTGCAGGCCCAGCCCAGCGGAAAGTCGGCCACCCTGCGCCGCTTAGTGGACGCCGCCCGCAAAACTGAAGCCGGAGCCGCCCGCGCCAGAGCGTCCCGCGACGCTGCCAGCCACTTTCTCACCGTGATGGCGGGCGATCAAGCGGGATTGGAAGACGTGCAACGCGCCCTTTACGCCGCCGACCGTGAGCGCTTTGAAACGCTGATCTTCGCTGCCGACTGGCCCGAAGGCGTCAGCGCCCACGCGCTTTATTTGGCTGGGGCAGCTTTTGGAGAAGAAACGCCATGA
- a CDS encoding M16 family metallopeptidase, with translation MPAQTRTLASGLTVAFERRATPGFSFHLRLPLGSAHDPAGQEGTAGLVEEWLYKGAGAFSARQFQDALDDLGVRRGGGIDAEATYFSGSGLNEDLAGALRLYADLLRRPHLPAGELPVLLDLARQDLESSQDNPAERLGLEARRMVFGTSGYAHPTSGTAQGLSQITPDTARAFWQRYGADGSILSVVADTQAEAVFDLAAELFGDWQTADTQPVPLTPILGTTSHLKGDSQQTHFTFTGRGISPLSPDWLAWHLSLTALSGGSASRLFQAVREDRGLAYSVHAGPQVVGGVGLISGYAASTPQRAPETLSVMLGELRRWQAGLTGAEFDRAKNALMASTVFGSESIRARSGGMARDLAVFGRVREASEMRTEIAELTLERVNTFLAGYDLGELSLASLGPVPLSLKTEAAHV, from the coding sequence ATGCCTGCCCAAACCCGAACCCTCGCCAGCGGCCTGACTGTGGCCTTTGAGCGCCGCGCCACCCCCGGTTTTTCCTTCCATTTGCGCCTGCCGCTGGGCAGCGCCCACGACCCCGCAGGGCAGGAAGGCACGGCGGGCTTGGTGGAAGAATGGCTTTACAAAGGTGCGGGCGCGTTCAGCGCTCGGCAATTTCAAGACGCCCTGGACGACCTCGGTGTGCGGCGCGGCGGCGGGATAGACGCCGAGGCAACCTACTTTTCGGGTAGCGGCCTGAATGAAGACCTCGCCGGAGCGCTGCGCCTGTACGCTGATCTGCTGCGCCGCCCCCACCTTCCCGCAGGCGAGTTGCCGGTGCTGCTCGATCTCGCCCGCCAGGATCTGGAAAGTTCGCAGGACAACCCCGCTGAGCGCCTGGGCCTGGAAGCGCGGCGAATGGTCTTTGGAACAAGCGGCTACGCCCACCCCACCAGCGGCACGGCGCAGGGCCTCAGTCAGATCACCCCCGACACTGCCCGCGCCTTTTGGCAGCGCTACGGCGCGGACGGCAGCATCCTGAGCGTGGTGGCCGACACGCAGGCCGAAGCAGTCTTTGATCTGGCCGCCGAATTGTTCGGAGACTGGCAAACAGCAGACACCCAGCCAGTACCGCTGACGCCGATTCTGGGTACCACCTCGCACCTCAAAGGCGACAGCCAGCAGACCCACTTCACCTTCACCGGACGGGGCATTTCGCCGCTCTCGCCGGACTGGTTGGCTTGGCACCTCTCGCTCACCGCTTTGTCGGGCGGGAGCGCCAGCCGCCTGTTTCAAGCAGTGCGCGAAGACCGGGGGCTGGCCTACAGTGTCCACGCTGGCCCGCAGGTGGTGGGCGGGGTAGGCCTCATCAGCGGCTACGCGGCCAGCACTCCCCAACGCGCTCCCGAAACGCTGAGCGTGATGCTCGGCGAACTGCGCCGCTGGCAAGCCGGACTGACGGGGGCCGAGTTTGACCGCGCCAAAAACGCCTTGATGGCCAGCACGGTTTTCGGCTCCGAGAGCATCCGTGCTCGCAGCGGCGGGATGGCCCGCGACTTGGCCGTTTTCGGGCGGGTGCGCGAGGCCAGCGAAATGAGAACCGAAATTGCCGAGTTGACTTTGGAGCGTGTCAATACCTTTCTAGCGGGTTACGACTTGGGCGAACTCAGTTTGGCGTCGCTCGGCCCGGTGCCTTTGTCACTCAAAACGGAGGCGGCCCATGTCTGA
- a CDS encoding ABC transporter substrate-binding protein, producing MLRSLLALSALLLIPTSLATSVAEVKKKGVLVLGTDPTFQPFEFKGEDGSIQGFDIDIAKAVAKDLGVKLQIQAVGFGALMPQSVTSGRVDMAMSAITITSERAKVVSFSSPYYRSAQVFIVKAGNPSKFAWPADVKNINIGVQATTTGQFAANDTLKPKGANLKVYDDFAAGLADVQAGRIVALIGDAPTVTDLKRRLPGQFDQAGKALVAEDYGAVFKKGSDLAAAADKTLARMKKSGEYQKLLDKWIVQK from the coding sequence ATGTTACGTTCCCTGCTCGCGTTGTCGGCGCTGCTGCTCATTCCAACTTCTCTGGCGACCAGTGTGGCCGAAGTCAAGAAAAAAGGTGTGCTGGTGCTCGGCACCGATCCCACCTTTCAGCCGTTTGAATTCAAGGGCGAAGACGGCAGCATTCAGGGCTTCGACATCGACATTGCCAAAGCGGTGGCCAAAGATTTGGGCGTCAAACTCCAGATTCAGGCGGTGGGCTTCGGCGCACTGATGCCGCAGTCGGTCACCTCGGGGCGGGTGGACATGGCCATGAGCGCCATTACCATCACATCTGAGCGGGCCAAAGTGGTGAGTTTCAGTTCGCCGTATTACCGAAGTGCCCAAGTCTTTATCGTCAAGGCCGGCAATCCGAGTAAGTTCGCTTGGCCTGCCGACGTCAAAAACATCAACATCGGGGTGCAGGCCACCACCACCGGCCAATTCGCGGCCAACGATACCCTCAAGCCCAAGGGAGCCAATCTCAAGGTCTATGACGACTTCGCGGCGGGCCTCGCTGACGTGCAGGCGGGCCGAATCGTGGCGCTGATCGGCGACGCGCCCACAGTCACCGACCTTAAAAGGCGCTTGCCCGGCCAGTTTGATCAAGCCGGCAAAGCGCTGGTGGCCGAAGATTACGGCGCTGTGTTCAAGAAAGGAAGCGACCTCGCCGCCGCCGCCGACAAGACCTTGGCCCGCATGAAAAAAAGCGGCGAATATCAAAAGCTGCTCGACAAGTGGATTGTCCAAAAGTGA